Proteins co-encoded in one Gemmatimonadaceae bacterium genomic window:
- a CDS encoding acyl-CoA dehydrogenase family protein gives MTATTAPTAGPSSRAGEPHLAAPDVNPSFTRGVFLGEVLEDLVFPFPALSPDEKESLDAILGSFRAFAADHIDSAKFDHDAHFPDEVRFGLHELGLMGVSIPEAYGGFGATAKVYTRVFGELGGTDPALTVYFGAHQSIGCKGIVLFGTEAQKQQYLPKCATGEYVAGFCLTEPGSGSDAQAMKTTAVPSADGAHYVLNGQKIWISNAGYADIFTVFAKVPVEIDGKPKQRVTAFIVNAHAEGVRLGKLEEKMGIKASDTRAVFFENVKVPMADRLGDVGQGFHVALEVLNSGRLGLAAGSARGARRIMREAIKYANERQQFGKSIGSFEMIQKKIALNAAEVYAADSGVQLASGMMDRGGIDFSLETAACKVFASELAFRASNDAMQIAGGIGYSKEFPYEQAVRDSRINLIFEGTNEILRALIALMGLQQPGERLKTLGKAFKDPIHSIGAISHYLSDRAKRQITKPSFTKVHPALAGEADQVAELVHNFALGVEAAIMKHGKAILDRQFLQERMANAAIDIFLATAVLSRTTWEIERAGGPDAASVQPHLDLARVFVPMAYRRARRNIRGLRHHQDARVSAIAKHSLETGELGVEAATDE, from the coding sequence ATGACCGCCACCACCGCACCCACTGCCGGCCCGTCGAGCAGAGCCGGCGAACCGCACCTTGCCGCGCCCGACGTCAACCCGTCGTTCACGCGCGGCGTATTTCTGGGCGAGGTCCTCGAGGATCTCGTCTTTCCGTTTCCGGCGCTGAGCCCCGACGAGAAGGAGTCGCTGGACGCGATCCTCGGTTCGTTCCGGGCCTTCGCGGCCGACCACATCGACTCCGCCAAGTTCGACCACGACGCGCACTTTCCCGACGAGGTGCGGTTCGGGCTGCACGAGTTGGGGCTGATGGGGGTGAGCATTCCCGAGGCGTACGGCGGCTTCGGCGCCACGGCCAAGGTGTACACGCGGGTGTTCGGCGAGTTGGGCGGCACCGATCCGGCGCTCACCGTGTACTTCGGCGCGCACCAGTCCATCGGGTGCAAGGGGATCGTGCTGTTCGGCACCGAGGCGCAGAAGCAGCAGTACCTGCCCAAGTGCGCCACCGGCGAATACGTGGCGGGGTTCTGCCTCACCGAACCGGGATCGGGCTCCGACGCGCAGGCCATGAAGACCACGGCCGTGCCGAGCGCCGACGGCGCGCACTACGTGCTCAACGGCCAGAAGATCTGGATCTCGAACGCCGGCTACGCCGACATCTTCACCGTGTTCGCCAAGGTGCCGGTGGAGATCGACGGCAAGCCGAAGCAGCGGGTGACGGCGTTCATCGTGAACGCGCACGCCGAGGGGGTGCGGCTGGGCAAGCTCGAAGAGAAGATGGGGATCAAGGCCAGCGATACGCGGGCGGTGTTCTTCGAGAACGTGAAGGTCCCGATGGCCGACCGGCTGGGCGACGTGGGGCAGGGGTTCCACGTGGCGCTGGAGGTGCTGAATTCGGGACGGCTGGGGCTGGCGGCGGGCTCGGCGCGCGGCGCGCGGCGCATCATGCGCGAGGCGATCAAGTACGCCAACGAGCGGCAGCAGTTCGGCAAGTCGATCGGCTCGTTCGAGATGATCCAGAAGAAGATCGCGCTCAATGCCGCCGAGGTGTACGCGGCCGATTCGGGGGTGCAGCTGGCCAGCGGGATGATGGATCGCGGCGGGATCGACTTCTCGCTGGAGACGGCGGCGTGCAAGGTGTTCGCGAGCGAGCTGGCGTTCCGGGCGTCGAACGACGCAATGCAGATCGCGGGCGGCATCGGCTACTCCAAGGAGTTCCCGTACGAGCAGGCGGTGCGCGATTCGCGCATCAACCTGATCTTCGAGGGCACCAACGAGATCCTGCGGGCCCTGATCGCGCTGATGGGGCTGCAGCAGCCGGGCGAGCGGCTGAAGACGCTGGGCAAGGCGTTCAAGGACCCGATCCATTCGATCGGGGCGATCAGCCACTACCTGAGCGACCGCGCCAAGCGCCAGATCACCAAGCCCAGCTTCACCAAGGTGCATCCGGCGCTGGCCGGCGAAGCGGATCAGGTGGCCGAGCTGGTGCACAACTTCGCGCTCGGCGTGGAGGCGGCGATCATGAAGCACGGCAAGGCAATCCTCGACCGCCAGTTCCTGCAGGAGCGGATGGCCAACGCGGCCATCGACATCTTCCTGGCCACGGCGGTGCTGTCGCGGACCACGTGGGAGATCGAGCGCGCGGGCGGGCCCGACGCGGCCAGCGTGCAGCCGCACCTGGATCTGGCGCGCGTGTTCGTGCCGATGGCGTACCGGCGGGCGCGGCGCAACATCCGCGGCCTGCGGCACCACCAGGACGCGCGGGTGAGCGCGATCGCCAAGCACAGCCTGGAGACCGGGGAATTGGGGGTGGAGGCGGCCACGGACGAGTAG